Proteins encoded in a region of the Aliivibrio fischeri ATCC 7744 = JCM 18803 = DSM 507 genome:
- the pglX gene encoding BREX-1 system adenine-specific DNA-methyltransferase PglX, protein MNTNKLKSYAPKARITFMEAVTKRAAFLGLYADRIAEMTIDGDSAVIEGRVFTRQQGQQRAQLVKRIEALGTNNGKFVLKDGFNQFINETAFTWFNRLTAIRYMEVNEYLDHGFRVLSKSEGAQFGEGFEILGSAADIADDLNLNKESIIDMVLDGNKEEELYRAILLGQCHQLSEAMSFMFEKLDDATELLLPDNLTKTDSILKDLINDIPEDNWREIEVIGWLYQFYISEHKDAVIGKVVKREDIPAATQLFTPNWIVKYLVQNSLGRQWLATYPDSELKEKMEYYITPAEQSDDVIEQLKAITPTSIDPEEIKVLDPACGSGHILVEVYEVLREIYLERGYRSREIPELILTKNIYGLDIDDRAAQMAAFAVMMKAREDDKRIFSRDIKLNIHSIQSTENLNINQLWADLDLDGNKQAGSMDDLFAEPQLELVEASAENKVYLDLLRYLKEQFIDAKNLGSLIDVDSQHLESLTALQEKLTDKAQGSEPTAKEAAQALIPIVEQAITLANKYDVAVANPPYMGSKGMNAALKDFAKKSYPNSKSDLFAIYVEKCLEYGKPNAEVGMVTPYVWMFISSYEKLRNKLVNDHTINGLIQLEYNAFAPACIPVCTFTISKSYTPNYQGSYIRLSDFKGHENQAPKTIEAISNKDCGWFFEAKPDDFKKIPGNLIGYWIHDSIFNSFSKPKLSEKLVTREGMATADNDRFLRRWYEVSQSDIKYDCESELDSLNGGKWFPYNKGGNYRKWYGNNEYVVEYENAGKNIKNNFDTKTGRLRSHNYNGEFAFKEGLTWSALSSGGFSIRYSEKGFLFDSKGAKGFTSHPYTILGLLNSELSSQYLSVLAPTLDYKVGDIIQIPYEDSIEQSDIPKLAKDCVEISRIDWDSYEISWNFSKPYLLEKIDNHELSHQYNNYLNIVESYIRRMKDNEQNIDKILSEIYGFECQLSSEKYVPSLKSNPNFRYSTTSCNAIAKQKSDTFKDILSYSLGCIMGRYSLDREGLVYAHSGNNGFKELVAEGAYNTFPADDDGIVPLADEEWLFDDDATTRFREFVKTVWGEEHLQENLDFVAESLCLDAIKAKKGEKSIDTIRRYFSTQFFKDHLKTYKKRPIYWLFSSGKEKAFECLVYLHRYNEGTLSRMRTEYVTSLMGKLESRKNILNDSKATATGAELRAIDKELKTIDKKQAELVKFDEELKHLAEMKTSIDLDDGVKVNYGKFGNLLADVKAIHGKVPEKIK, encoded by the coding sequence ATGAACACCAATAAACTAAAATCCTATGCACCTAAGGCACGTATCACCTTTATGGAAGCCGTAACGAAACGAGCAGCATTTCTTGGCTTATACGCTGATCGCATTGCAGAAATGACCATTGATGGCGACAGCGCCGTCATTGAAGGTCGTGTCTTTACTCGTCAGCAAGGCCAACAACGTGCCCAACTCGTTAAACGTATCGAAGCGCTAGGCACGAACAACGGTAAGTTCGTATTAAAAGATGGTTTTAACCAATTCATTAACGAAACGGCCTTTACGTGGTTCAACCGTTTAACGGCTATCCGTTATATGGAAGTGAATGAATACCTTGATCATGGTTTCCGTGTATTAAGCAAAAGCGAAGGCGCACAATTTGGTGAAGGCTTTGAGATTTTAGGCTCAGCGGCAGACATAGCCGACGACCTAAACTTAAACAAAGAAAGCATCATTGATATGGTGCTAGATGGCAACAAAGAAGAAGAGCTTTACCGCGCAATTCTTTTAGGTCAATGTCATCAACTAAGCGAAGCCATGTCTTTCATGTTTGAAAAACTGGATGATGCAACCGAGCTACTCCTGCCAGATAACCTGACAAAAACCGATTCAATTTTGAAAGACTTAATCAACGATATTCCTGAAGATAATTGGCGAGAGATTGAGGTCATTGGTTGGCTATACCAGTTCTACATCTCTGAGCACAAAGATGCGGTTATTGGTAAAGTGGTTAAGCGCGAAGATATTCCTGCGGCAACTCAGCTATTTACCCCTAACTGGATTGTTAAATACCTAGTGCAAAACTCGCTAGGTCGCCAATGGCTTGCTACCTACCCTGACTCTGAATTAAAAGAGAAGATGGAGTATTACATCACCCCTGCCGAGCAAAGTGATGATGTTATTGAGCAACTAAAAGCCATTACGCCAACCAGTATTGATCCAGAAGAGATAAAAGTGCTTGACCCCGCTTGTGGTTCAGGCCACATCTTGGTGGAAGTTTATGAAGTGTTGCGTGAAATCTACCTAGAACGCGGCTACCGCTCACGTGAAATTCCAGAACTAATCCTTACTAAGAACATTTATGGTTTGGACATTGATGATCGCGCAGCGCAAATGGCAGCCTTTGCAGTGATGATGAAAGCGCGTGAAGATGATAAGCGCATTTTCTCTCGTGACATCAAGTTAAACATCCACTCGATTCAATCGACTGAAAACTTGAATATCAACCAGTTGTGGGCAGATTTGGATCTTGACGGTAACAAACAAGCAGGCTCTATGGATGACTTGTTTGCAGAGCCGCAACTAGAATTAGTTGAAGCATCAGCAGAAAACAAGGTTTACCTTGATTTACTGCGCTACCTGAAAGAGCAGTTTATTGATGCGAAAAACTTAGGGTCATTGATTGATGTTGATAGCCAACATCTTGAATCTCTAACTGCATTACAAGAAAAACTAACTGATAAAGCACAAGGCAGTGAGCCAACGGCAAAAGAAGCAGCACAAGCACTAATACCTATTGTGGAACAAGCCATTACATTAGCCAATAAATACGACGTAGCCGTTGCAAACCCACCATATATGGGTTCAAAAGGCATGAATGCGGCTTTGAAAGACTTTGCTAAGAAATCCTACCCAAACTCAAAATCCGATCTTTTTGCTATCTATGTTGAAAAATGTCTAGAATACGGAAAACCTAATGCTGAAGTTGGTATGGTCACTCCATACGTCTGGATGTTTATTAGTTCTTACGAAAAACTAAGAAATAAGCTAGTAAATGACCATACCATAAATGGATTAATCCAACTTGAATACAATGCCTTTGCTCCCGCATGTATACCAGTTTGTACATTCACAATTAGTAAGTCATATACACCGAATTATCAAGGCTCTTATATTCGACTGTCTGACTTTAAAGGACATGAAAATCAAGCACCTAAGACAATAGAAGCTATTTCTAATAAAGACTGCGGCTGGTTTTTTGAAGCGAAACCTGATGATTTCAAAAAAATACCAGGAAATCTTATCGGTTACTGGATCCACGACTCCATCTTTAACTCTTTTAGCAAACCTAAATTATCTGAAAAATTAGTAACTAGAGAAGGTATGGCAACCGCAGATAATGATCGATTCTTACGTCGTTGGTATGAAGTATCTCAGTCTGATATAAAATATGATTGCGAATCTGAGCTAGATTCTCTGAACGGAGGGAAATGGTTTCCATACAATAAGGGAGGGAACTATAGGAAATGGTATGGAAACAATGAGTACGTAGTTGAATATGAAAATGCAGGTAAAAATATCAAAAATAATTTTGATACAAAAACTGGTAGACTACGTTCTCACAATTATAATGGTGAATTTGCATTTAAAGAAGGTTTAACATGGTCAGCGTTAAGCTCTGGCGGATTTTCTATCCGTTACAGCGAGAAAGGCTTCCTGTTTGATTCCAAAGGAGCTAAAGGGTTTACAAGTCATCCATATACGATTCTAGGTTTGCTAAATAGCGAACTATCTTCTCAGTATTTGTCCGTACTTGCGCCTACTTTAGATTACAAAGTTGGAGATATCATCCAAATTCCTTACGAAGATTCAATCGAGCAATCCGATATTCCAAAATTAGCAAAAGACTGTGTAGAAATATCTAGAATCGATTGGGACAGTTATGAAATATCTTGGAATTTTAGTAAGCCATATTTACTTGAAAAAATAGACAACCATGAATTGTCTCACCAATATAATAACTACCTTAATATAGTTGAAAGCTATATTAGAAGAATGAAAGACAACGAGCAAAATATTGACAAAATATTATCGGAGATATATGGTTTTGAATGTCAATTATCGAGTGAAAAATATGTTCCTTCATTAAAATCTAACCCAAACTTTCGATATTCGACAACAAGTTGTAATGCAATAGCTAAACAGAAGTCTGATACTTTCAAAGATATATTAAGTTACTCCTTAGGCTGCATAATGGGTCGCTACTCCCTAGATCGTGAAGGCTTAGTCTACGCTCATTCAGGAAACAACGGCTTCAAAGAACTTGTAGCAGAAGGCGCATATAACACCTTCCCTGCTGATGATGATGGTATCGTACCATTAGCTGATGAAGAATGGTTGTTTGATGATGATGCCACTACCCGCTTCCGTGAATTTGTGAAAACGGTTTGGGGCGAAGAGCACCTTCAAGAAAACTTAGACTTTGTGGCAGAAAGCCTGTGCTTGGATGCAATTAAGGCTAAGAAAGGTGAGAAATCTATTGATACGATTCGTCGTTATTTCTCAACACAGTTCTTTAAAGACCATTTAAAGACGTACAAGAAGCGCCCTATTTACTGGCTATTTAGCTCAGGTAAAGAGAAAGCGTTCGAATGTTTGGTTTATTTGCACCGTTATAACGAAGGCACGCTGTCACGCATGCGTACCGAATACGTCACGTCGCTTATGGGTAAACTTGAAAGCCGTAAGAACATTCTTAACGATTCAAAAGCAACGGCAACGGGCGCAGAACTACGTGCGATTGACAAGGAACTGAAAACCATCGATAAGAAACAAGCAGAGCTTGTTAAGTTCGATGAAGAGTTGAAGCACCTTGCTGAAATGAAGACCAGCATCGACCTCGATGATGGCGTTAAGGTGAACTACGGCAAATTCGGCAACCTACTCGCTGATGTGAAAGCAATTCACGGCAAAGTGCCAGAGAAGATTAAGTAG
- the brxC gene encoding BREX system P-loop protein BrxC, whose amino-acid sequence MQLQQLFNKDITRPINGVVKADQVENDTVFIELDEYVITAELKGHIEQFFKYYMPSVDDPKKASMTGKSGIWVSGFFGSGKSHFIKIMSYLLKNVETTHEGVNKRAIDFFEQKLEEDQMLLGDMRRAIQKENNVILFNIDSRADTDDKEDAILKVFLKVFNEKMGYSGDHAHIADLERDLDARGKLQEFHRVFEELSGSSWLEERDSYDFYRDDLAAAFAQVTGQSEDAGRQAIERLENNFSLDIQNFCKWVKQYLDGSSERRISFFVDEIGQYIGQNTQMMLKLQTITENLGTICEGRAWVVVTSQEDIDAVLGKMQEGSRKNDFSRIQQRFDRISLSSSNVNEVIEKRLLDKTDPAKTALTALYNEKGDIIRSQLSFEHTNKAEFSNFTGADNFVSSYPFAPYQYNLIQKVFSGISQAGAAGTHLAKGERSLIEAFQTATNQFVDDNIGRLIPLYSFYPSIKKFLDTAVVRDINQASGKSSINAFSVQVLQTLFMIRYVDEMKSIIDNIVTLCISEVDQDRRQLRIDITNSLDALENNNLIARQGDEYIFLTNEEKEIEKEIQNTEIESSDETAELSKILFEEILKTNNNYRYPENKQDFPVSRFCNGQPFDRTTDNDLLLKVISPIDSSYDEMNDAVCGNESSDSILIKLQDQSRLFGELRTYIRTAKYTKRNAGRDADMEVLIRAKAAENSARRKQLVAELEELIKQSDFYVLGQNYNTKGATPSAIVDNAYCHVIENTFSKLKYVQPYTGDIRQQIQQTLIVDDLSQMNIDLSDVETNPRALTEMEQHIAISDEYGRPITAGDMVKKFSRRPFGWNDNEIILMIARLAVANKLTLQANQQEITLRSAFEHLDKTAKRANLRIRRIQQQSEANLKKAATLYKNVFHKNAPSTEKELFEQASQLLIGMLAKLKDFKAKSTTGTFPGTNEIEDGIMLLSSLLEQQGSFKFIDELLRKGNELEDFEEEFEDLETFYETQFSTWQNLASALTVEFAKNRYLLETSESAKTALDKLEAIYKDKRPYGKIRQVQGLIETVQIVNNEFLASSRTNATNKLQAAIENVQEHISESKAPDNISHNALRPLQQSLQRLDKLTSIAEMNEEVRNSNELVEQAEQIINAYIDQQTKEAERQAALAIERAKQAASTPDASESSNNYGVTTKETLTVAEPIVKPKAKKVVTIDTGSIFRDLGDNSYLETEQELDAYLAALKTQLSGLIASNHKVRIK is encoded by the coding sequence ATGCAGTTACAGCAGCTATTTAATAAAGACATTACTCGCCCTATTAATGGCGTAGTAAAAGCCGATCAAGTTGAAAACGACACCGTCTTCATTGAATTAGACGAATACGTTATTACCGCCGAGCTTAAAGGCCATATTGAGCAATTTTTCAAATACTACATGCCATCAGTGGATGACCCTAAAAAAGCATCAATGACGGGCAAATCAGGTATTTGGGTATCAGGCTTCTTTGGCTCAGGTAAATCGCACTTCATCAAAATCATGTCTTACCTACTTAAAAATGTAGAGACCACCCATGAAGGCGTAAACAAACGAGCTATTGACTTCTTTGAGCAAAAACTTGAAGAAGACCAAATGCTGCTGGGCGATATGCGTCGTGCCATTCAAAAAGAAAACAACGTTATTCTATTTAACATCGATAGCCGTGCCGATACCGATGATAAAGAAGACGCAATTCTGAAAGTATTCCTAAAAGTGTTCAATGAAAAAATGGGCTACTCGGGCGATCACGCTCATATTGCCGATTTAGAACGCGACCTAGATGCTCGTGGCAAACTGCAAGAATTCCATCGTGTATTTGAAGAGTTGTCTGGTTCATCGTGGCTAGAAGAGCGTGATTCATACGACTTCTACCGTGATGACCTAGCTGCTGCATTTGCACAAGTAACAGGTCAATCAGAAGACGCAGGCCGTCAAGCCATTGAGCGTTTAGAAAATAACTTCAGCCTAGACATTCAAAACTTCTGTAAATGGGTAAAACAGTACCTTGATGGCAGCTCAGAGCGCCGTATCAGCTTCTTCGTCGATGAGATTGGTCAGTACATCGGTCAAAATACCCAAATGATGCTTAAGCTACAAACCATTACCGAAAACCTAGGCACTATTTGTGAAGGTCGCGCATGGGTTGTTGTTACCTCACAAGAAGACATTGATGCCGTATTAGGCAAAATGCAAGAAGGCTCACGTAAGAACGATTTTTCACGCATCCAGCAACGTTTTGATCGTATCTCTCTTTCAAGCTCCAACGTAAACGAAGTTATCGAAAAGCGTCTGCTTGATAAAACAGATCCAGCAAAAACGGCACTAACTGCACTATACAATGAAAAAGGCGACATCATTCGTAGTCAGTTAAGTTTTGAGCACACCAACAAAGCCGAGTTCTCAAACTTTACTGGGGCAGATAATTTCGTATCAAGCTACCCGTTTGCGCCATACCAATACAACCTTATTCAAAAGGTCTTCTCAGGCATCAGTCAGGCTGGCGCGGCAGGTACACACCTAGCAAAAGGTGAGCGTTCATTAATTGAAGCCTTCCAAACCGCAACAAATCAATTTGTTGATGACAATATTGGTCGTTTGATCCCACTTTACAGCTTCTACCCATCTATTAAGAAATTTTTAGATACCGCAGTGGTACGTGATATCAACCAAGCATCAGGCAAAAGTTCAATCAATGCTTTTTCTGTTCAGGTACTACAAACGCTATTTATGATCCGTTATGTTGATGAGATGAAATCCATCATCGACAACATCGTAACGCTATGCATCTCAGAAGTAGATCAAGACAGACGTCAACTTCGTATCGACATTACCAACAGCCTAGACGCATTAGAAAACAACAACCTGATTGCTCGCCAAGGTGATGAATACATCTTCTTAACCAACGAAGAAAAAGAGATCGAAAAAGAGATCCAAAATACAGAAATAGAATCGTCGGATGAAACCGCAGAACTAAGCAAGATTCTGTTTGAAGAGATCTTAAAAACCAACAACAACTACCGTTACCCAGAAAACAAGCAGGATTTCCCTGTTTCACGCTTCTGTAATGGTCAACCGTTTGATCGCACAACCGATAACGACTTGCTGTTAAAAGTGATTTCACCTATCGACTCTAGCTACGATGAAATGAACGATGCGGTATGTGGCAACGAATCATCAGACTCTATCCTTATCAAACTGCAAGACCAATCGCGTTTATTTGGTGAGCTACGTACTTACATTCGTACCGCAAAATACACCAAGCGCAATGCAGGCCGTGATGCCGATATGGAAGTCTTGATCCGCGCAAAAGCCGCAGAAAACAGTGCTCGTCGTAAACAGCTCGTCGCTGAGCTAGAAGAGCTAATCAAACAATCGGATTTCTACGTACTAGGTCAAAACTACAACACCAAAGGTGCAACACCAAGTGCTATTGTTGATAATGCTTACTGCCATGTGATTGAAAACACCTTCAGTAAACTAAAATACGTACAACCGTACACAGGCGATATTCGTCAACAAATTCAACAAACCCTAATTGTTGATGATTTAAGCCAAATGAACATCGACTTATCTGATGTAGAAACGAACCCTCGCGCACTCACAGAGATGGAACAGCATATTGCCATCAGTGATGAGTACGGTCGCCCTATTACTGCTGGTGACATGGTGAAGAAATTCTCTCGCCGTCCATTTGGTTGGAATGACAACGAAATTATCTTGATGATCGCACGTTTAGCGGTTGCTAATAAGCTGACATTGCAAGCCAACCAACAAGAAATCACTTTACGCAGTGCCTTTGAACATCTGGATAAAACCGCCAAGCGTGCAAACTTACGTATCCGCCGTATTCAACAACAATCAGAAGCGAACCTGAAAAAGGCCGCAACTCTGTATAAAAACGTGTTCCATAAAAATGCGCCATCAACAGAAAAAGAGTTATTTGAGCAAGCAAGCCAACTATTAATAGGCATGTTAGCTAAGCTGAAAGACTTTAAAGCTAAATCCACCACAGGCACATTCCCTGGCACAAATGAAATTGAAGATGGCATCATGCTGCTTTCATCATTACTTGAGCAGCAAGGCAGCTTTAAGTTCATTGATGAATTACTGCGTAAAGGCAACGAATTAGAAGACTTTGAAGAAGAGTTTGAAGATCTAGAAACCTTCTACGAAACTCAGTTCTCAACATGGCAAAACCTAGCAAGCGCACTCACCGTTGAGTTTGCTAAAAACCGCTACTTGCTTGAAACCTCAGAGAGCGCAAAAACAGCATTAGATAAGCTAGAAGCGATTTATAAAGACAAACGTCCTTACGGCAAAATCCGTCAAGTACAAGGCTTAATTGAAACGGTACAAATCGTTAATAATGAGTTTTTGGCAAGCAGCCGTACTAACGCAACAAATAAGCTGCAAGCAGCGATTGAAAATGTACAGGAACACATCTCAGAATCAAAAGCACCTGATAACATCAGTCACAATGCCCTGCGTCCACTGCAACAGTCACTGCAACGTTTAGATAAACTAACCAGCATTGCAGAGATGAATGAAGAAGTGCGTAACTCTAATGAGTTGGTTGAACAAGCCGAGCAGATCATCAATGCTTATATTGATCAACAAACCAAAGAAGCAGAGCGTCAAGCAGCATTAGCCATAGAGCGAGCAAAACAAGCAGCTAGCACACCAGATGCATCAGAGTCATCAAATAACTATGGGGTAACAACCAAAGAAACCCTAACAGTGGCAGAGCCAATCGTAAAACCGAAAGCGAAAAAAGTGGTAACGATTGATACAGGCTCTATCTTCCGAGATCTTGGTGACAACAGTTACTTAGAGACCGAGCAAGAGCTAGACGCTTACCTTGCTGCACTGAAAACACAGTTATCAGGGTTAATTGCATCTAATCATAAAGTGCGTATCAAGTAA
- a CDS encoding DUF1788 domain-containing protein, translated as MQQLQQRLDTIQSRLESEGFLQNKELGGEIGFYIFDYKPEQELAVREHISVLEKKLTNRGYTFASINLFEMIVKLLESRRLLDKSFKMQFEKGDEALFKALKGPLEQNRVAEFIVQEANIENCDFIMLHGLGSVWPIVRGHGLLNALHAKVGQVPTVMFYPVEYDGASLKPFGRIESNNYYRAFKLA; from the coding sequence ATGCAGCAATTACAACAACGACTCGACACAATCCAATCGCGTCTGGAAAGCGAAGGCTTTCTGCAAAACAAAGAACTGGGTGGTGAAATCGGTTTTTATATTTTCGATTACAAACCAGAGCAAGAATTAGCGGTTCGTGAGCACATTTCAGTATTAGAGAAAAAGCTCACCAATCGAGGTTACACCTTTGCTAGCATCAACCTGTTTGAGATGATCGTTAAGCTACTAGAATCACGTCGTTTATTAGATAAATCCTTCAAAATGCAATTTGAGAAAGGCGATGAAGCCCTATTTAAAGCATTAAAAGGCCCACTAGAGCAAAACCGTGTCGCTGAATTTATCGTTCAAGAAGCCAATATTGAGAATTGTGATTTCATTATGCTTCATGGCCTTGGTAGTGTATGGCCTATTGTTCGAGGTCATGGCTTACTTAATGCCTTACACGCTAAAGTAGGACAAGTACCAACAGTGATGTTCTATCCTGTCGAATACGATGGTGCATCATTAAAGCCATTTGGACGAATCGAATCCAACAACTATTATCGAGCCTTTAAGCTTGCTTAA
- a CDS encoding DUF1819 family protein, translated as MAEHKLYLGDLIGGSLMIKESQLIAELLLTDPTKEQWDDAIVDQNILQKRSPASAKRNAATIRKRIGSLNSDFLHALSKANHEEAAQLMMAATLINSPLLADFMRTVVMDAKRMYRESIDSKDWEYFWEDKSRLYPEFAEMSKSSTYKIAQVAFKVMTDGGFLESTKTKILTNIYITPDVRTLLIDMNKEDIIQAMEAY; from the coding sequence ATGGCAGAGCATAAACTATACCTCGGCGACCTAATCGGTGGCAGTTTGATGATCAAAGAAAGCCAACTGATAGCAGAGCTATTATTGACTGACCCAACCAAAGAGCAATGGGATGATGCAATTGTCGATCAAAATATTCTACAAAAGCGCTCACCTGCGTCAGCAAAACGTAATGCCGCAACCATAAGAAAACGCATTGGCTCACTTAATAGTGATTTTCTGCACGCGCTGTCAAAAGCCAATCACGAAGAGGCCGCACAATTGATGATGGCTGCAACACTCATCAACTCTCCTCTTCTTGCTGATTTCATGCGTACCGTCGTTATGGATGCCAAACGCATGTACCGTGAAAGCATAGACAGCAAAGATTGGGAATACTTCTGGGAAGACAAATCTCGCCTTTACCCTGAGTTTGCCGAGATGTCTAAATCATCGACCTACAAAATTGCTCAAGTTGCTTTTAAAGTCATGACCGATGGTGGTTTTTTAGAAAGCACAAAAACCAAGATTTTAACCAACATCTATATTACGCCAGATGTTCGAACTCTTCTTATTGATATGAATAAAGAAGACATTATCCAAGCGATGGAAGCTTACTAA
- a CDS encoding WYL domain-containing protein: MDKLNYAQKQRLAYIDFKLMFVGHFTRSEVVEHFKMGLSNATRDINLYKELASDNLIYDNAEKCYFQTAKFTPLFNHNNNDTLAKLATKLSGEDSVINGLGIPFEAPSQLNAPNIDIVAVLTQAALNTKAVNIRYVSLSSGESNRIIVPHSIVDNGLRWHIRAYDCQSKQFRDFVISRIIKAKLSDNVIKEEQTILADKQWMRFVPLELVPHPSNVNYPKAIELDYSMQDGKLNIEVRAALTGYLLRRWNVDCSENATQHTAEHQLWLANRATLYGVDNLHLASGYIVQTTSDNTKTTHLGANNGRA, from the coding sequence ATGGATAAACTCAACTACGCACAAAAACAAAGATTGGCTTACATTGACTTTAAGTTGATGTTTGTAGGTCACTTTACGCGTTCAGAAGTGGTCGAACACTTTAAGATGGGCTTATCTAATGCCACGAGAGACATTAACCTCTATAAAGAATTGGCAAGCGATAACTTAATCTACGACAACGCAGAAAAGTGTTATTTCCAAACAGCCAAATTTACCCCACTGTTTAATCACAACAATAACGACACACTTGCCAAGCTAGCCACTAAATTATCAGGTGAAGACAGTGTGATTAACGGGTTAGGTATTCCTTTTGAAGCGCCAAGCCAGCTTAATGCACCTAACATTGATATTGTCGCCGTATTAACTCAAGCGGCATTAAATACCAAAGCCGTCAACATCCGTTATGTTTCATTAAGTAGCGGTGAAAGTAATCGCATCATCGTGCCTCACTCCATTGTCGATAATGGATTACGTTGGCATATTCGTGCTTACGATTGTCAAAGTAAACAATTTAGAGATTTTGTTATTTCACGCATCATTAAAGCAAAATTATCAGACAACGTAATCAAAGAAGAGCAGACAATACTGGCAGATAAACAGTGGATGCGATTTGTGCCATTAGAATTAGTACCGCATCCAAGCAATGTCAATTATCCAAAAGCCATAGAGTTAGATTACTCAATGCAAGATGGAAAACTCAATATAGAGGTTCGTGCGGCATTAACAGGCTATCTACTTCGCCGTTGGAATGTCGATTGCTCTGAAAACGCCACTCAACATACAGCAGAACATCAACTGTGGTTAGCTAATAGAGCCACCCTGTATGGAGTAGACAATCTACACTTAGCTTCTGGCTACATAGTACAAACAACATCAGACAACACAAAGACCACTCATTTAGGAGCAAACAATGGCAGAGCATAA